Proteins encoded in a region of the Roseateles sp. SL47 genome:
- a CDS encoding WD40/YVTN/BNR-like repeat-containing protein — MTTIAWIGTRKGLLELHQKEGDAWVIARHHFIGDPVSMVLPPPPGGGRLLAALNLGHFGCKIQVSDDGGDHWREVPAPAFPAQPEDASGPAWKLVQIWSLERGADGRLWAGTIPGGLFVSCDQGDSWSLVESLWHKPERLGWFGGGYDAPGIHSICIHPQQPDQLLLGISCGGAWRSEDGGTQWRISAKGMRADFMPPDQAGEENTQDPHRIVACEADPQVLWCQHHNGVWRSEDGGAHWHELKPPVSGFGFAVAAHASDPQTAWWVPAIKDERRLPVDGALAVNRTRDGGQTFDTLRVGLPQQHCFDLIYRHGLAAHADGRRLMMGSTTGNVWASGDGGDHWRTVSHTLPPVYCVRFG, encoded by the coding sequence ATGACGACCATCGCCTGGATCGGGACTCGCAAGGGGCTATTGGAACTGCATCAGAAGGAGGGTGATGCCTGGGTCATTGCCCGCCATCACTTCATCGGCGATCCGGTCAGCATGGTGCTGCCGCCGCCGCCCGGTGGTGGACGGCTGCTGGCCGCGCTGAATCTGGGGCACTTCGGTTGCAAGATCCAGGTGTCCGACGATGGCGGCGACCACTGGCGCGAAGTGCCCGCCCCAGCCTTCCCGGCCCAGCCGGAGGACGCGTCGGGGCCGGCCTGGAAACTGGTGCAGATCTGGTCACTGGAGCGCGGGGCGGATGGTCGGCTGTGGGCCGGCACCATCCCCGGTGGGCTCTTTGTGAGCTGCGATCAGGGCGACAGCTGGTCGCTGGTGGAGTCCCTCTGGCACAAGCCGGAGCGGCTGGGGTGGTTCGGTGGGGGCTACGACGCGCCCGGCATCCATTCCATCTGCATCCATCCGCAGCAGCCGGACCAATTGCTGTTGGGCATCTCCTGCGGGGGAGCCTGGCGCAGCGAGGACGGCGGGACCCAGTGGCGAATCAGCGCCAAGGGCATGCGAGCGGATTTCATGCCGCCCGATCAGGCCGGTGAAGAGAACACGCAGGATCCGCACCGCATCGTCGCCTGCGAGGCGGACCCGCAGGTGCTTTGGTGCCAGCATCACAACGGTGTCTGGCGGAGCGAGGATGGCGGGGCGCACTGGCATGAACTCAAGCCGCCGGTATCGGGCTTCGGTTTTGCCGTCGCCGCGCATGCCTCCGACCCGCAGACCGCCTGGTGGGTCCCAGCGATCAAGGACGAACGACGCCTCCCGGTGGATGGGGCTTTGGCAGTCAACCGCACCCGGGACGGCGGCCAGACGTTCGACACCTTGCGTGTTGGCCTGCCGCAGCAGCATTGTTTTGACCTGATCTATCGACACGGGCTGGCGGCACACGCGGATGGCCGTCGCCTGATGATGGGCAGCACCACCGGTAACGTCTGGGCCAGCGGCGACGGCGGCGACCATTGGCGCACGGTGTCGCACACCTTGCCGCCGGTGTATTGCGTCAGGTTCGGGTGA
- a CDS encoding MoaD/ThiS family protein — protein MAHLEFTAQLHRYVDTPVLACDAVALKAALEQAFRVNPRLRAYILDDQGHLRTHVAVFIDGQRVQDRRGLSDPLGPASKVYVLQALSGG, from the coding sequence ATGGCGCATCTCGAATTCACCGCCCAGCTGCATCGTTATGTCGACACCCCGGTGCTGGCGTGCGATGCGGTGGCCTTGAAGGCGGCTCTGGAGCAGGCCTTCCGGGTGAATCCGCGCCTGCGTGCTTACATCCTGGATGACCAGGGCCATCTGCGCACCCACGTGGCTGTGTTCATTGACGGGCAGCGGGTGCAGGACCGGCGTGGCCTCTCGGACCCGCTGGGGCCAGCGTCCAAGGTGTATGTGCTGCAGGCCTTGTCGGGAGGGTGA
- the rarD gene encoding EamA family transporter RarD: MICAALAYTAWGLFPLYFKQLVGVNALEVVAHRTVWSLVFVAVVLTVLRRWAWLGPVLRTPKLIGTFALSALLLSVNWLTYVWAVQHGHVVDASLGYFINPLVNVALGFVVLRERLRPGQWAAVALAAAGVAWLTVSTGQLPWIALVLALSFGFYGLMRKTAPLGALEGLTLETLILAPVAALALSVWTVQGNSALAHGSGSTLAWLLLAGPMTAVPLLLFAAGARRITLTLLGLMQYIAPTLQFGLGVWLYQEPLAASRLAGFGLIWAALAVYSLEGLWRARR; the protein is encoded by the coding sequence ATGATCTGCGCCGCCCTGGCCTACACCGCCTGGGGCCTGTTCCCGCTCTACTTCAAGCAGCTGGTGGGGGTGAACGCGCTGGAAGTGGTGGCTCATCGCACAGTCTGGTCGCTGGTGTTTGTGGCGGTGGTCCTGACCGTTCTGCGCCGCTGGGCGTGGTTGGGCCCGGTCCTGCGCACGCCCAAGCTGATCGGCACCTTTGCGTTGTCGGCGCTGCTGCTGTCGGTCAACTGGCTCACCTACGTCTGGGCCGTTCAGCACGGTCATGTCGTGGATGCGAGCCTGGGCTACTTCATCAACCCACTGGTCAACGTGGCGCTTGGTTTTGTGGTGCTGCGCGAGCGATTGAGACCTGGCCAATGGGCAGCCGTTGCGCTGGCGGCTGCGGGCGTGGCGTGGCTCACGGTCAGTACCGGGCAGTTGCCCTGGATCGCCCTGGTGCTGGCGCTGAGCTTCGGCTTCTATGGCCTGATGCGCAAAACCGCACCGCTGGGCGCTCTGGAAGGCCTCACCCTGGAGACCTTGATCCTGGCGCCTGTGGCTGCCCTGGCGTTGAGCGTCTGGACCGTGCAGGGCAATAGCGCCCTGGCCCACGGCTCGGGCTCGACACTGGCCTGGCTGCTGCTGGCCGGACCGATGACGGCTGTGCCGCTGCTGCTTTTTGCGGCTGGCGCGCGCCGCATCACCCTGACCTTGTTGGGGCTCATGCAATACATCGCGCCGACGCTGCAGTTCGGCCTCGGCGTGTGGCTGTATCAGGAACCCTTGGCCGCGTCGCGCCTGGCTGGCTTTGGGCTGATCTGGGCCGCGTTGGCGGTGTATTCCCTGGAAGGACTGTGGCGCGCCAGGCGATAA
- a CDS encoding CsbD family protein: MNKDQVKGAVKDAAGKVQEKTGEVVGSNEQQAKGLARQAEGKVQKSYGDAKETVKDVNKR, from the coding sequence ATGAACAAGGACCAAGTCAAGGGTGCCGTCAAGGACGCAGCCGGTAAGGTGCAAGAGAAGACCGGTGAGGTCGTGGGCAGCAACGAGCAACAAGCCAAGGGCCTGGCCCGTCAAGCGGAAGGCAAGGTGCAAAAGTCCTACGGCGATGCGAAGGAAACTGTCAAGGACGTCAACAAGCGCTGA
- a CDS encoding DUF805 domain-containing protein: MRLIDVACSEIKTTGTLTRAGFWARQGVLIPFVVWLAMTGIKTVMGWPAIAVAAVLLISSWGRRLHDRGHSAWWLLVALIPGLGLLILLVECGLRGSSLASARFQPTRAVDYLSVLPHMP; this comes from the coding sequence ATGCGCCTGATCGATGTGGCGTGCAGTGAAATCAAGACCACCGGCACCCTCACGCGGGCCGGGTTCTGGGCACGCCAAGGGGTGCTCATCCCGTTTGTCGTCTGGTTGGCGATGACGGGCATCAAGACCGTGATGGGCTGGCCGGCGATTGCCGTGGCGGCAGTGCTGTTGATCTCCAGTTGGGGGCGGCGCCTGCATGACCGCGGGCATTCCGCGTGGTGGCTGCTTGTGGCCCTGATCCCGGGGCTGGGTCTGCTCATCTTGTTGGTGGAGTGCGGTCTGCGCGGCAGCTCCTTGGCGTCGGCACGATTTCAGCCGACGCGTGCGGTGGACTATCTCAGCGTCCTGCCGCACATGCCCTGA
- a CDS encoding HemK2/MTQ2 family protein methyltransferase translates to MCHDDVFRPSEYTAALLKQLWDRPPCTGRVLEIGTGSGVVLTALALAGAREVVGVDIEPDAVQRTREMLHAAGVAAAQVHCGHLWEPVGDQPFDLIVFNPPQLPMLDDVPQLHRLRSWSNGGDAGRAILDQFLDGLAQHLAPQGQALITHSGFVDATLTRRHLALCGLQAEVKQSVTVVMPPSKLRVLPTGWLERLEQHGLKRLGPYVFSEFDVLEIRHTRAA, encoded by the coding sequence ATGTGTCACGACGATGTTTTTCGCCCTTCTGAATACACAGCAGCGCTGCTGAAGCAGTTGTGGGACCGCCCGCCTTGCACAGGGCGAGTGCTGGAGATCGGCACGGGCAGCGGCGTGGTGCTGACTGCGCTGGCGCTGGCCGGTGCGCGGGAGGTGGTGGGCGTCGACATCGAACCCGACGCGGTTCAACGCACCCGCGAGATGCTGCACGCGGCGGGTGTCGCGGCCGCCCAGGTGCACTGCGGCCATCTGTGGGAGCCTGTGGGTGATCAGCCATTCGACCTGATCGTCTTCAACCCACCGCAACTGCCGATGCTGGACGATGTGCCTCAGCTGCATCGCCTGCGTAGCTGGAGCAACGGCGGCGATGCCGGCCGGGCGATCCTGGACCAGTTCCTGGACGGACTGGCGCAGCATCTGGCGCCGCAGGGACAGGCGCTCATCACCCACAGCGGTTTTGTGGATGCCACGCTCACCCGGCGTCATCTGGCGCTATGCGGTCTACAGGCCGAGGTCAAGCAGTCGGTGACGGTGGTGATGCCGCCCAGCAAACTGAGGGTGCTGCCCACGGGCTGGCTGGAGCGACTGGAGCAACACGGATTGAAGCGCCTCGGGCCGTATGTGTTCTCGGAGTTCGACGTGCTGGAGATCCGGCACACACGCGCGGCGTGA
- a CDS encoding transporter substrate-binding domain-containing protein — protein MHRFVQRLVAAALLMPALAFSAAAIDRPARLEPLLKADRQGPCPDDMETLARVKCRGTLRVGIRSDYPPFGYSTPEGPQGLEPDLARLLAERLGVAVSFTTVNAADRMVVLGEDRVDALIATTGHTVQRDEQALFVRPHYFESSTVVVGPRQSELQHVRSLDGLAGRTICVSIGNSTNAELAVHGARLMLYGGAGRLVEQIQNGTCPLAAHDNTLLLPVLPGSHEVKLSFAPLNWGIVVNRRSETLARWLAGELRWLHRDGTLLRLAKTHGVAMPWLAEQQVRWSAPPCNTTTVPDDAACVAPPRDNRLAPTPMAEGAEALEQWVQQHWGFEITLAMLKTQVALRLFVGGVAYSVALVAGAVVATVMVALGFGAGLSARPAWVRWPLGGALLVMQSTPMVMFMAAAGMVLSSAGRVTPFLAWGMAVLVLGLFNGSNAGQAIADARRDLLAAARPAGLLAAALQARAQIASFAANATRGSPVASLIGVPELLAAQTDIASFSAESTTTFGLLLMFYMALVSLVVAVLKRLQDRLQPLAVG, from the coding sequence ATGCACCGCTTCGTTCAGCGGCTGGTGGCCGCCGCTCTGCTGATGCCCGCGCTCGCTTTTTCCGCCGCTGCGATTGACCGGCCTGCGCGCCTGGAGCCCTTGTTGAAGGCGGACCGGCAAGGCCCCTGCCCGGACGACATGGAGACGCTGGCCCGTGTGAAATGCCGGGGAACGTTGCGGGTGGGCATTCGTTCGGACTACCCGCCATTCGGCTACTCGACGCCGGAAGGGCCGCAAGGCTTGGAGCCCGACCTGGCGCGGCTGCTGGCGGAGCGCCTGGGCGTGGCCGTGAGCTTTACCACCGTGAATGCGGCCGACCGGATGGTGGTGCTGGGGGAAGACCGTGTGGACGCCCTGATTGCCACGACCGGCCACACCGTGCAGCGGGACGAGCAGGCGCTGTTTGTGCGGCCCCACTATTTTGAATCGTCCACCGTTGTGGTCGGCCCCAGGCAATCCGAACTGCAGCATGTCCGCAGCCTGGATGGCCTGGCCGGGCGCACCATCTGCGTGAGCATTGGCAACTCCACCAATGCCGAACTGGCCGTGCACGGCGCCCGCCTGATGCTGTACGGGGGGGCGGGTCGCCTGGTGGAGCAAATCCAGAACGGCACCTGCCCGCTCGCCGCCCACGACAACACCCTGCTGCTGCCGGTGCTGCCCGGCAGCCATGAGGTGAAACTGTCATTCGCGCCTTTGAACTGGGGCATTGTGGTGAATCGGCGCAGCGAGACGCTGGCGCGCTGGCTGGCGGGGGAACTGCGCTGGCTGCATCGGGATGGCACCCTGTTGCGCCTGGCAAAAACCCATGGCGTGGCCATGCCCTGGCTGGCGGAGCAGCAGGTGCGGTGGTCGGCTCCGCCCTGCAACACCACCACGGTGCCCGATGACGCGGCCTGCGTCGCCCCGCCCCGGGACAACCGCCTGGCGCCCACCCCGATGGCCGAGGGGGCCGAAGCCTTGGAGCAGTGGGTGCAGCAACACTGGGGCTTCGAGATCACCCTGGCCATGCTCAAGACGCAGGTGGCCTTGCGACTGTTCGTTGGTGGCGTTGCTTATTCCGTGGCGCTGGTGGCGGGGGCGGTGGTGGCGACGGTGATGGTGGCACTGGGATTTGGCGCGGGCCTCTCCGCGCGGCCCGCCTGGGTGCGCTGGCCGCTGGGTGGTGCGCTGCTGGTGATGCAGTCCACGCCGATGGTCATGTTCATGGCCGCAGCCGGCATGGTGCTCAGCAGTGCCGGCAGGGTGACGCCGTTCCTGGCCTGGGGCATGGCGGTGCTGGTGCTGGGGCTGTTTAATGGCAGCAATGCCGGCCAGGCGATTGCCGATGCTCGGCGCGACCTGCTGGCTGCCGCCCGCCCCGCCGGGCTTTTGGCAGCGGCCTTGCAGGCCCGAGCGCAGATCGCCTCGTTTGCGGCCAATGCCACACGGGGGAGTCCGGTTGCGTCGCTCATCGGGGTGCCGGAACTGCTGGCGGCGCAGACGGACATTGCCTCTTTCTCGGCCGAATCCACCACCACCTTTGGCCTGCTGCTGATGTTCTACATGGCCTTGGTGTCGCTGGTGGTGGCTGTGCTCAAACGGCTGCAGGACCGATTGCAGCCCCTGGCTGTTGGGTGA